In Drosophila bipectinata strain 14024-0381.07 chromosome 2R, DbipHiC1v2, whole genome shotgun sequence, one genomic interval encodes:
- the Loxl2 gene encoding LOW QUALITY PROTEIN: lysyl oxidase homolog 3A (The sequence of the model RefSeq protein was modified relative to this genomic sequence to represent the inferred CDS: deleted 2 bases in 1 codon) — MCALERSKRIQMAYNIVLAVVLALNLAGGVVQHRSLEDARLERQHLTHKYIKLLNKEEGAIRLVGGDNEYEGNIEVLHNGKWGAVCDDEWDSAEGHIVCRQLGFPGMRRLTRSGYFGPARRRFWMDNLFCEGHEQELVSCHFEGWGENDCEPGEAAGVICYPPENAVIPLPVPILREEDLPKYPIHARSRLYVRLRGGRSRNEGRVEVSLDGGRWGSVCADGWSLLEANVVCRQLGLGYASEAFQTDFFGGINVSRPVLSGSECFGNETELADCLHHDVRQGVVSCHGNRQHVAAVICDFRSPDLVVDYLEIEQTAHLEDRPMLLMQCAMEENCVANEAYQIQRDDPHWRYRSRRLLKFTAAAINAGNADFRPFKEKSQWEWHMCHMHFHSMEVFATFDIFDLSGRKVAQGHKASFCLEDSSCLPGVPKKYSCANYGDQGISINCSDVYLYNLDCQWVDITDLSPGSYVLKIAINPEFKVAEMSFDNNAAICDLIYTENLARVLNCQLGRP; from the exons ATGTGCGCACTGGAGAGATCGAAGAGGATACAA ATGGCTTACAACATAGTCCTAGCAGTGGTCCTTGCCCTCAACTTAGCTGGAGGGGTGGTGCAGCATCGATCCTTGGAGGATGCCCGCCTGGAACGCCAACATCTGACCCACAAATACATCAAGCTGCTGAACAAGGAGGAGGGTGCCATTCGCCTCGTGGGCGGCGACAATGAATACGAAG GAAACATCGAGGTCCTGCACAACGGCAAATGGGGCGCCGTTTGCGATGATGAATGGGACTCCGCCGAAGGTCACATTGTCTGCCGGCAACTGGGCTTTCCCGGCATGCGGCGCCTCACAAGGAGCGGCTACTTTGGGCCCGCCCGGCGTCGGTTCTGGATGGATAACCTCTTCTGCGAGGGTCACGAGCAGGAACTGGTGTCCTGCCACTTCGAAGGCTGGGGCGAGAACGACTGTGAGCCCGGGGAGGCGGCCGGCGTGATATGCTATCCCCCGGAAAACGCCGTGATCCCTCTGCCAGTACCTATCCTGAGGGAGGAGGACCTGCCCAAGTACCCTATCCATGCTCGCTCCAGGTTGTACGTCAGACTAAGGGGCGGGCGGTCCCGGAACGAGGGTCGAGTGGAGGTTAGCCTAGACGGTGGCCGGTGGGGAAGTGTCTGCGCCGACGGATGGTCCCTCCTCGAGGCCAACGTGGTATGCAGGCAACTGGGACTGGGGTACGCCAGCGAGGCCTTCCAGACGGACTTTTTCGGTGGCATCAACGTCTCCCGGCCTGTTCTTAGTGGCAGCGAATGTTTCGGCAACGAAACGGAGCTGGCCGATTGCCTGCATCACGATGTGCGGCAGGGAGTGGTCAGCTGCCACGGCAACAGGCAGCATGTGGCAGCTGTGATCTGCGACTTCAGGTCCCCGGATCTGGTGGTGGACTACCTGGAGATCGAGCAGACGGCCCACCTGGAGGACCGGCCCATGCTGCTGATGCAGTGCGCCATGGAGGAGAATTGTGTGGCCAATGAGGCCTACCAGATCCAAAGAGACGATCCCCATTGGCGGTACAGATCCCGGAGGCTGCTGAAGTTTACGGCTGCTGCCATAAACGCGGGAAACGCCGATTTCCGGCCCTTTAAGGAGAAGAGCCAGTGGGAGTGGCACATGTGTCATAT GCACTTTCACAGCATGGAGGTGTTTGCTACCTTTGACATCTTCGACCTCAGTGGCCGGAAGGTTGCCCAGGGCCACAAGGCCTCCTTCTGCTTGGAGGACAGCAGCTGCCTACCAGGAGTGCCCAAGAAGTATAGCTGCGCCAACTACGGAGATCAGG GCATTTCCATCAACTGCTCTGATGTGTACCTCTACAATCTGGACTGCCAATGGGTGGACATCACAGACCTGAGCCCCGGGTCCTATGTGCTGAAGATAGCCATCAACCCGGAGTTCAAGGTGGCCGAAATGAGCTTCGACAACAACGCTGCCATCTGCGATCTGATCTACACGGAAAACCTAGCCCGCGTGTTGAACTGCCAGCTGGGCAGACCGTGA